In one Bradyrhizobium sp. 4 genomic region, the following are encoded:
- a CDS encoding SDR family oxidoreductase, whose translation MIGRKWNVMVTGGAGYVGSVLVPQLLAAGHKVTVLDLFMYGEDVFDAVRNNPDLRLIKGDIRDEAAINEALRGNNAVIHLACISNDPSFELDPGLGKSINYDCFRPMVRAAKKAGIKRFIYASSSSVYGIKDEAEVTEDLSCEPLTDYSKFKAMCETDLADEAASGFVTCTVRPATVCGYAPRQRLDVVVNILTNLAVNTGRIRVFGGTQRRPNLHIEDMSAAYLFLLQQDDAKIDGKTYNIGYENHSLMKIADIVKSVVGSNVDVVVEPTDDLRSYHVSSEKIRRELGFAPTHTIEQAVSGLVNAFRGGRLPNSLNDPRYFNIKMMQNISLK comes from the coding sequence GTGATTGGTCGAAAATGGAATGTGATGGTCACCGGTGGTGCCGGCTATGTCGGTAGCGTGCTGGTTCCCCAGTTGCTCGCTGCGGGCCACAAGGTCACCGTGCTCGACCTGTTCATGTATGGCGAGGACGTGTTCGATGCCGTCCGCAACAATCCCGATTTGCGCCTGATCAAGGGCGACATCCGTGACGAAGCCGCGATCAACGAGGCCCTGCGCGGCAACAACGCCGTGATCCACCTCGCCTGCATCTCCAACGACCCGTCGTTCGAGCTGGACCCGGGGCTCGGCAAGTCCATCAATTACGACTGCTTCCGGCCGATGGTGCGCGCCGCCAAGAAGGCGGGCATCAAGCGCTTCATCTATGCCTCCTCGTCCAGCGTCTATGGCATCAAGGACGAAGCCGAGGTGACCGAGGACCTGTCCTGCGAGCCGCTCACGGACTACTCGAAGTTCAAGGCGATGTGCGAGACCGACCTTGCCGACGAGGCCGCGTCCGGTTTCGTCACCTGCACGGTTCGTCCCGCCACCGTCTGCGGCTACGCACCGCGGCAGCGGCTCGACGTCGTCGTCAACATCCTGACAAATCTCGCGGTCAACACCGGCCGCATCCGCGTGTTCGGCGGAACGCAGCGCCGGCCCAATTTGCACATCGAGGATATGTCAGCCGCCTATCTGTTCCTGCTCCAGCAGGATGACGCAAAGATCGACGGCAAGACCTACAATATCGGTTACGAAAACCACTCGCTGATGAAGATCGCCGACATCGTCAAGTCGGTGGTCGGCAGCAATGTCGACGTCGTCGTCGAGCCGACCGACGATCTCCGCTCCTACCACGTCTCATCGGAGAAGATCCGCCGCGAGCTCGGCTTTGCGCCAACCCACACGATCGAGCAGGCCGTGTCCGGCCTCGTCAACGCCTTCAGGGGCGGCCGCCTGCCGAACTCGCTCAACGACCCCCGGTACTTCAACATCAAGATGATGCAGAACATCAGCCTGAAGTGA
- a CDS encoding aminoglycoside phosphotransferase family protein, with amino-acid sequence MSETDITAPDAMAIGSRLAGARVASAQPARSGGNNRVFRLEMADGPPLALKHYPSDGRDRLGQEYDALSFLARHGITSTPQPVAKDADAFCALYQWFDGEAAALRPQGDDADQLADFLIELQKLRKAEGAQILRNASASIFSPEAAIAQYEQRLDALRRASDSHSDLRAFLEGSLVPSIDVAIRQLRRRYAELGRNPAADLAPTHRALSPSDFGLHNALRAEDGRLRFIDFEYFGWDDPVKLVSDTAIHPGSDLPEASANRLIERLSRAFEANDDAFAVRRDVLYPVFKGIWCLIVLNAYLPDSRSRRAIAAQGGDVRIRLAGQLDKARRLHQTIRPTDLPK; translated from the coding sequence ATGAGCGAGACCGACATCACCGCGCCGGATGCGATGGCGATCGGCAGCCGCCTGGCCGGTGCGCGTGTTGCGTCCGCCCAGCCGGCACGATCCGGCGGCAACAACAGGGTGTTTCGGCTGGAGATGGCGGATGGACCGCCCCTCGCCCTCAAGCATTATCCGTCCGACGGACGCGATCGCCTGGGACAGGAGTATGATGCACTCTCGTTCCTGGCGCGCCACGGCATCACGTCGACACCGCAGCCAGTCGCGAAGGACGCAGATGCATTCTGCGCGCTGTACCAATGGTTCGACGGCGAGGCCGCGGCGCTGCGTCCCCAGGGCGACGACGCCGACCAACTCGCCGATTTCCTCATAGAGCTACAGAAGCTGCGCAAAGCCGAAGGCGCGCAGATTTTGCGCAACGCCTCAGCCAGCATCTTTTCGCCGGAGGCGGCCATCGCCCAGTACGAACAGCGTCTGGACGCATTGAGGCGAGCCTCGGATAGTCATTCCGACCTGCGTGCGTTCCTCGAAGGCAGCCTGGTTCCCAGCATTGACGTCGCGATTCGGCAGCTCCGCCGGCGTTACGCGGAACTGGGTCGGAATCCCGCAGCGGACCTTGCGCCCACCCATCGCGCGCTGAGTCCGTCCGATTTCGGACTGCACAACGCACTGCGCGCCGAAGACGGGCGTTTGCGATTCATCGACTTCGAATATTTCGGCTGGGACGATCCGGTCAAGCTCGTGTCCGACACCGCCATTCACCCCGGCAGTGATCTGCCGGAAGCGAGCGCGAATCGCTTGATTGAACGGCTGTCGCGCGCCTTCGAGGCGAACGATGACGCGTTTGCGGTCCGACGTGACGTACTGTATCCTGTGTTCAAGGGAATCTGGTGCCTGATTGTCCTGAACGCCTATTTGCCGGACAGCCGCTCCCGGCGCGCAATCGCTGCGCAAGGTGGCGATGTTAGGATCCGCCTCGCCGGTCAGCTCGACAAAGCCCGCCGGCTTCACCAGACGATTCGCCCAACCGATTTACCGAAGTGA
- a CDS encoding transketolase, with the protein MTQISPHAEAALTCTLDERSLYLRRLVLGSVRSAGRGHVGPALSLIEMVRVLYDDVLRIDPNNPRDPARDRAILSKGHGCLALYALLADRGFFPLSELDGFCGPDSILGGHPEYGMVPGVEASTGALGHGLSIGVGLALAARMRERTYRTFVLLGDGEINEGSVWEAAMGAAKHGLDNLIALIDYNKLQSYGPTDYVLPLEPLADKWRSFGFAVQELNGHDVGALRTVLKQVPAVPGKPAAIICHTVKGKGLPAAESNADWHHKNKLTDSELDAIRVAVGDF; encoded by the coding sequence GTGACCCAGATCTCGCCCCACGCTGAAGCCGCCCTCACCTGCACGCTGGACGAGCGTAGCCTTTATCTGCGCCGACTGGTGCTCGGTTCTGTCCGCTCCGCGGGACGCGGACATGTCGGTCCGGCATTGTCGCTGATCGAGATGGTCCGCGTACTCTACGACGACGTGCTGCGGATCGATCCGAACAACCCGCGCGATCCGGCCCGCGACCGCGCGATCCTCAGCAAGGGACACGGGTGTCTGGCGCTCTATGCGCTGCTGGCCGATCGCGGCTTCTTTCCTTTGTCGGAGCTGGACGGTTTCTGCGGCCCCGACAGCATTTTGGGCGGACATCCCGAATACGGAATGGTGCCGGGGGTCGAGGCCTCGACGGGCGCGCTCGGACACGGCCTGTCGATCGGTGTCGGCCTCGCGCTCGCCGCGCGCATGCGCGAGCGCACCTACCGCACCTTCGTCCTGCTCGGAGACGGCGAGATCAACGAGGGATCAGTGTGGGAAGCCGCCATGGGCGCGGCCAAGCACGGGCTCGACAATCTGATCGCGCTGATCGACTACAACAAGCTGCAGAGTTACGGGCCCACCGATTACGTCCTGCCGCTGGAGCCGCTCGCGGACAAGTGGCGCAGCTTCGGCTTTGCCGTCCAGGAGCTCAACGGCCACGACGTCGGCGCCCTGCGCACAGTCCTGAAGCAGGTCCCAGCCGTTCCGGGAAAACCCGCCGCGATCATTTGCCATACCGTCAAGGGCAAGGGTCTGCCGGCCGCGGAATCCAACGCCGATTGGCATCACAAGAACAAGCTCACCGACAGCGAGCTCGACGCCATCCGCGTCGCCGTCGGGGATTT